Part of the Bacteroidales bacterium genome is shown below.
CTTCATTCATGTCCAGTATGCCTGTAAAAAGATCGGAGTTGGGCTTATGGCCAATAGCTGAAAAGTATCCGTCAACTACGAGTTTCTTTTGTTCGCCGTTCTTCACATTTTCGATGATGACGCCGGTTACAGCTTTATTAAAGCCTTCTTCTGTCCCAACGATCTCTTTCACAACATTATTCCAGTGAAGTTCAATATTTGGCGTTGTAGCGATCCTTTTCTGCATGGCTTTGGAAGCCCTCAACTCGTCCCGGCGGTGCACCAGGTGGACCTTTCGGCAGAGTTTGGCCAGGTAGGAAGCTTCTTCGGCGGCTGTATCGCCGCCGCCGACCACCACGACATCCTTTCCGCGAAAGAAGAATCCGTCGCAGGTAGCACAAGCGGAAACACCGGCACCCATAAAGCGTTGTTCCGATTCCAGTCCAAGGTATTTTGCTGTGGCGCCGGTGGCAATGATCAGCGTATCGGCCAGCATCATTTTGCCATCATCGGCTTTTACCATGAACGGGTGTTTGGAAAGATTTACTTCTGTAACAATACCAAAACGAATATCGGTACCAAAACGCGCAGCCTGTTTTTTAAAATCTTCCATCATTTCAGGTCCCATTACTCCATCCGGGTATCCCGGGTAATTCTCAACTTCCGTTGTGGTAGTCAATTGGCCACCGGGCTGAATGCCTTCATAAATTACAGGATGCAAATCAGCCCTGGCGGCATAAATTGCAGCAGTATAACCAGCAGGACCCGATCCGATGATCAGGCAGTGTATGTGTTCCATGTTTTCGCTCATGAATTGGTTTGTTTGTATGATGGGGCAAAGTTAGGAAAAATAGTCAATGGTCATTGGTCATTAGAAGGTCATAAAGTAGTCATTGAGTAGTCACAATTTAATAAATCCTAACCAATGACTAATGACTATCTTTGCACCATGACAGATAAATCGAAACAGAAATCTTCAAGGTCATGAGAATTATTTTACGCTTGCTTGTTTACACTTGTGCCGTCCTGATCACGGCCTGGCTTTTACCGGGAGTAAATGTGGAAAATTTCGCCACTGCGGTCATGGTAGCGATTGCCTTAGCAATCCTTAACACATTCATCAGACCAGTACTGATCTTCCTGACCATCCCTGTCACGATTGTCACGCTGGGATTCTTCCTATTGGTCATCAATGCGCTGATCATCATGCTGATCGGCAGGATAGTCCCGGGATTTGTTGTGGAAGGTTTCTGGTGGGCGCTTCTCTTCAGTGTGATCCTGAGTATCATTGCTGCTTTGTTTGGAACAAGTTCAACAACGATTGTAAGACGACACGAACATGAAAAACCGTCCGATAATTTCAAAGCCTGAACTGGAGACTATAATCCGGAAATGCCAGACCTGCTGTATTGCCATGGTCGACCCTGAAGGAAAGCCTTATGTTATACCGATGAATTTCGGTTTTGCCGGTGATCATGTCTATTTTCACGGATCGGCAAAGGGTAAAAAGGTTGATGTATTGAAAAATAAGGCTGATGTGTGTATTGTTTTCAGCACCGACCATGAGTTGCGTTATGTGACAGAAGAGGTAGCCTGCAGCTGGAGCATGCGGTACCGGAGTGTGCTGGTGCACGGAAAGGCCGAATTTGTAGAAGATCCGGAAGAAAAGATCAATATCCTGAATATCATCATGGCGCATTATGCCGACCGGAAGTTTGATTATAATGCCCCTTCAATAAAAGAAGTGATGGTTTTTAAGGTCCCGATCAAAAAAATGGAAGGACGAGTCTACGGGTATTAGTGTTAAGTTTTGAGGTTTAAGGTTTAAGTTCGGGTATTTTTATTATTCGGATACTTAACACGCAAACCGCAATTCCTAATCCGGCTCCCCATATGGCGCCCACGATGACATCTCCGGGGTAATGAACGCCCAGGTAAACCCGGCTATAGCATAGAAATAAAGCCCAAACTATAATCAGGGGGGTGAAGAACCTGATCTTTTTCCAGAGCAGTAATGAAAGAAACGTGGCCAAAGCAAAGGAATTGCTGGCGTGGGAAGAGATAAACCCATATTTGCCGCCGCAGTGGCCGTTTACCAGGTGGATAATTCCTTCCAGATATGGTTCGTGGCAGGGCCTCGGCCTGTGGAATACATGCTTGAATAGATGTGTGGTTGATAAATCGCTGAGGACAATGGCAAGTCCTGCTAAAAGAACCAGCACCCATGCCCTCTTACCGTAATGTCTGAATAGAAGGTAAGCAAAAAAAATATATAAGGGAATCCAGATCCATTTATCAGAAGCCCAGAACATAAGGAAGTCGAAGAATGAAGAATGGGCGCCATTGATGGCAAGGAAAATATCAGTATCGATTGATTTCAGTTGTTCCAACATGGCCCTGATATTGATCAATCATCCGAATAACGGTTCAGTTCCGTCCAGATCATATCTTTTAACTTCATCATCCCTTCGCCGGTTATAGAAGAAATGAAGATAGTTTTGACTTTAGGAAGTTCCAGTTTCATTTCTGTTTTCAATTCAGCATCGAGCAGGTCAGATTTGGATATGGCCAGTAGCCTGGGTTTGTCGATCAATTCCGGGTTGTACTGTTTCAATTCATTCAGGAGAATGTCATATTCATTAATGATGTCTTTTGAATCAGCCGGGATAAGGAAAAGTAGTAAAGAATTCCGTTCGATATGCCTTAAAAAGCGAAGCCCGAGGCCCCTTCCTTCATGGGCGCCCTCAATGATACCGGGGATATCGGCCATGACGAAGGATGCTCCGTCGCGATAGGAAACGATGCCCAGATTGGGTGTAAGCGTAGTGAAAGGATAATCGGCAATTTCAGGTTTAGCAGCCGACACCACCGAGAGCAAGGTAGATTTGCCAGCATTGGGAAAACCGACCAGGCCGACATCGGCCAGTATTTTCAGCTCCAAAATCATCCAGCCTTCCTGCCCCGGTTCGCCGGGTTGCGCAAACCGGGGGGTTTGGTGGGTGGATGTTTTGAAATGATCATTACCCAATCCACCCCTTCCACCGGGCATCAGGATCTTAGTCTCATCATGTTCTGTGATCTCGAAGAGGACATCTTCTGTTTCGACAAGTTTAGCCACTGTTCCCAGTGGCACTTCGATGATCTTATCTTCGCCGTATGCGCCGGTACTCAATGATTTGCCACCGGATTCGCCATTACCTGCCTTCAGGTGTCTGGTAAATTTAAGATGAAGCAGCGTCCAGAGCTGCTTATTGCCTTTCAGGATAATATGGCCGCCCCTTCCGCCATCACCACCGTCAGGACCTCCTTTGGGAATATATTTCGCGCGGTTGAGATGCTTTGAACCAGCGCCTCCCTTACCTGATTGGCAATGGATCTTAACGTAATCGACGAAATTGGGGGAAGACATGATAAGGTATTAAGCTATTTTGCAAAGATAAGCAAATCTTTCATGACACTAACAGGTCTTCGACGCTGTCAGGTCATAAGGTCGTTTGGGACCTGAAAGCGTCGTCAGACCTTTCAGCGTCCTAACAGATTTTATAAATATCGGCATAGTTCCGTCCGAAACCATCATAATCCAAACCATAGCCAACAATGAAATCGTTAGGTATCTCCAATCCCAGGTAATCGATCCGGAAGTCCTCCCTGAAAGCGGTTGGTTTGAATAGGAGAGCGACGAGTAAAACCTCGGAAACGCCCTGATACATGAGTTTATTGATGAGGTACTGCATCGTGGTCCCGGTATCGATAATATCTTCCAGAATGACCACCGTTCTTCCCCTGAGCTTTTCGTTCAGGCCGATCAGTTCCTTCACCTCTGAAGTGGTTTCCGTGCCTGAGTATGAGGCCAGTTTTACAAAACTGATCTCGCTTTCGATTTCAATTTTCCGGTAAAGGTCGGCGGCAAAAATGAAAGCACCGTTTAGTACAACAAGGAAGATTGGCTTTTTACCTTTAAGGTCCTGGTTCAGCTGAAGCGCAATTCTTTCGACAGCTTCATTGATTTCTTCGGCTTTAATTGAAAGTTTAAATTCCTTATCTTTGACTTTAATAGTTTTCATGGAATAATGATAAAGTGGTTGGATTAATTAAGCGTATAAAAATAAAGTTATTTCGCAAAGTTACGCGGAGTAGACGCAAAGTTTCGCAAAGGAATCTTGTTTTTAATTCCATATTGGTTCAAGGATTCCAAATATCAAATTTCAATTTTCGAATAACAAATTCCCGGACTTAAACCTTAACACTCAAAACTTAAAACTTATAATATGGTTCCTCTTGTCAGCATAATCATGGGCTCCACTTCCGATCTCCCGGTGATGGAAGAAGCGGCCAAAGTACTGAACGAACTTCAGATTCCTTTTGAAATGAATGCATTATCGGCCCACCGGACGCCTGACAAGGTGGAAGAGTTTGCCAAATCAGCGGCTGGCCGGGGCATCAAAGTTATCATTGCCGGGGCCGGCATGGCAGCTCATCTGCCGGGTGTCATCGCCGCCATGACTCCGCTACCCGTCATTGGCGTGCCGGTAAAATCCTCTCTTGACGGGCTGGATTCGTTACTGGCCATTGTCCAGATGCCACCGGGAATTCCTGTTGCAACGGTTGCTATCAATGGAGCCCGGAATGCTGGAATTCTCGCTGCACAGATCATTTCGACCGGAAATGAGGAAATTATGAAGAGAATAGTTGATTTTAAGGAAGATTTGAAAGATAAAATCATCAAGGCAAATGAGGAGATGGGGAAAGTGAAGTTTGATTTTAAAGTTGACAGTTGAAATTGGTCAGATTATTTATAAAAACGGTATATAGTTATAAAATTAAATGTTAGATAAAAAATTAATAATGCTTCAAAACAGCCTAAAATAATATGAAAACATTTAATTTCAGAAGAAAGATAGAAAAATATAACTATAGAAAACAATGCAGCGAAGCAAAAAAGCAATATATCCACAATCAATTGAATAGTTTTGTTTGTATTTCGATGATGAGTCAGTTTATGATAATCTTCCCAATTTGGAATCAGACTTATAGTTGAGTCAGAATTGGAATTTTCAATTTTCG
Proteins encoded:
- a CDS encoding phage holin family protein, with amino-acid sequence MRIILRLLVYTCAVLITAWLLPGVNVENFATAVMVAIALAILNTFIRPVLIFLTIPVTIVTLGFFLLVINALIIMLIGRIVPGFVVEGFWWALLFSVILSIIAALFGTSSTTIVRRHEHEKPSDNFKA
- the trxB gene encoding thioredoxin-disulfide reductase, which produces MSENMEHIHCLIIGSGPAGYTAAIYAARADLHPVIYEGIQPGGQLTTTTEVENYPGYPDGVMGPEMMEDFKKQAARFGTDIRFGIVTEVNLSKHPFMVKADDGKMMLADTLIIATGATAKYLGLESEQRFMGAGVSACATCDGFFFRGKDVVVVGGGDTAAEEASYLAKLCRKVHLVHRRDELRASKAMQKRIATTPNIELHWNNVVKEIVGTEEGFNKAVTGVIIENVKNGEQKKLVVDGYFSAIGHKPNSDLFTGILDMNEVGYLITRPDSTETNIPGVFACGDVQDWKFRQAVTAAGTGCMAALEAERFLAAQK
- the purE gene encoding 5-(carboxyamino)imidazole ribonucleotide mutase — its product is MVPLVSIIMGSTSDLPVMEEAAKVLNELQIPFEMNALSAHRTPDKVEEFAKSAAGRGIKVIIAGAGMAAHLPGVIAAMTPLPVIGVPVKSSLDGLDSLLAIVQMPPGIPVATVAINGARNAGILAAQIISTGNEEIMKRIVDFKEDLKDKIIKANEEMGKVKFDFKVDS
- a CDS encoding hypoxanthine phosphoribosyltransferase, translating into MKTIKVKDKEFKLSIKAEEINEAVERIALQLNQDLKGKKPIFLVVLNGAFIFAADLYRKIEIESEISFVKLASYSGTETTSEVKELIGLNEKLRGRTVVILEDIIDTGTTMQYLINKLMYQGVSEVLLVALLFKPTAFREDFRIDYLGLEIPNDFIVGYGLDYDGFGRNYADIYKIC
- the obgE gene encoding GTPase ObgE; the protein is MSSPNFVDYVKIHCQSGKGGAGSKHLNRAKYIPKGGPDGGDGGRGGHIILKGNKQLWTLLHLKFTRHLKAGNGESGGKSLSTGAYGEDKIIEVPLGTVAKLVETEDVLFEITEHDETKILMPGGRGGLGNDHFKTSTHQTPRFAQPGEPGQEGWMILELKILADVGLVGFPNAGKSTLLSVVSAAKPEIADYPFTTLTPNLGIVSYRDGASFVMADIPGIIEGAHEGRGLGLRFLRHIERNSLLLFLIPADSKDIINEYDILLNELKQYNPELIDKPRLLAISKSDLLDAELKTEMKLELPKVKTIFISSITGEGMMKLKDMIWTELNRYSDD
- a CDS encoding phosphatase PAP2 family protein, whose product is MLEQLKSIDTDIFLAINGAHSSFFDFLMFWASDKWIWIPLYIFFAYLLFRHYGKRAWVLVLLAGLAIVLSDLSTTHLFKHVFHRPRPCHEPYLEGIIHLVNGHCGGKYGFISSHASNSFALATFLSLLLWKKIRFFTPLIIVWALFLCYSRVYLGVHYPGDVIVGAIWGAGLGIAVCVLSIRIIKIPELKP
- a CDS encoding pyridoxamine 5'-phosphate oxidase family protein — encoded protein: MKNRPIISKPELETIIRKCQTCCIAMVDPEGKPYVIPMNFGFAGDHVYFHGSAKGKKVDVLKNKADVCIVFSTDHELRYVTEEVACSWSMRYRSVLVHGKAEFVEDPEEKINILNIIMAHYADRKFDYNAPSIKEVMVFKVPIKKMEGRVYGY